Part of the Geodermatophilus obscurus DSM 43160 genome is shown below.
TTCCTGCGTGAGCACGCGGTCGGCTCCGTGGTGACCCGCGTCGACCTGGCCGCCGTCCAGGCGATCAAGACCTTCGACCCGCCGCTGTCGGCGCTCGGGGGGCTGGAGCTCACCGGCGTCGCCCGGCACGGGAAGTTCCTCGACCTCGACGTCTCCGGCCTGCACCTCGTCGTCCACCTGGCCCGGGCCGGCTGGCTGCACTGGCGCACCGGGCTGCCGACCGCTCCGCCGAAGCCGGGCAAGGGGCCGCTCGCGGTCCGCGTCCACCTCGAGGACGGCGACGGCTTCGACCTCACCGAGCAGGGCACCCGCAAGGGGCTGGCGGTCTACGTCGTCCGTTCGCCGGCCGAGGTGCCGGGCATCGCGCGGCTGGGGCCCGACGCCCTCGCCGTCGACCGGGACACCTTCGTCGCGCTGCTGGCCGGGCGCAGCGGGCAGCTCAAGGGCGCGCTCACCGACCAGACGCTGCTGGCCGGCATCGGCAACGCCTACTCCGACGAGATCCTGCACGCCGCGCGGCTCTCGCCGTTCAAGATGGCCGACAAGCTCAGCGACGACGAGGCCCTGCGCCTCTACGACGCGATGCGGGCGACCCTCACCGAGGCGCTCCAGCGCCAGGTCGGGCAGGAGGCGGCCACGATGAAGGGCGAGAAGCGCTCGGGGCTGCAGGTGCACGCCCGGACCGGTCTGCCGTGCCCGGTGTGCGGCGACACCGTCCGCGAGGTCAGCTTCGCCGACACCTCGCTGCAGTACTGCCCGACCTGTCAGACCGGCGGCAAGCCGCTGGCCGACCGGCGGATGTCCAAGCTGCTGCGCTGAGGACCCCGCAGGACTCACGGCAGCGCGCCGCCGACGGACCACCGGCGATGGCCAGGATCACCACCCCGGCACAGTCGTGCTCTGCCCACCAGGGTGGGCAGAGCACGACTGTGCCGCGGGGCGATCGCCTCTCCTGCGACGAACTCGGGCTCTCCGTCAGTCCGCCATGCGGCGGGCGGTGAGCCAGGAGGCGGCCCGCGCGACGACAGAGCTGCCCGCCCCACCGTCGCCGGTCTCGGCCGGCTCGTCGGCGAGCGAGCCGACCGGCGACCACCAGTCGGTCAGCGGTGGGGGCGCCAGCACGTCGACCCGCTGACCGGGCCGCGGCACCGCCACGCGCGCCTCCGAGCGCTCCGCCGCGGCGCACAGCCGCTGCACCGGCTCGGCCCAGCGGTGGAAGGCCAGGTTGAACGTCGCCCAGTGCACCGGCACCAGCAGCCCGCCCCCGAGGTCGCCGTGGGCGCGGACGGCCTCCTCCGGCGTCATGTGGATGAGGGCCCAGGCGTCGTTGTAGGCGCCGATCGGCAGCAGCGTCAGGTCGAAGGGGCCCTGCAGCGCGCCGATCTGGGCGAACGCCGGCGTGTAGCCGGTGTCGCCGCCGAAGAAGACCCGGTGCCGCGGCCCGGCGACCACCCACGACGCCCACAGCGTAGTGTCCCGGGTGAGGAACCGGCCGGAGAAGTGCCGCGCCTCGGTGCAGGTGAGGGTCAGGCCGGCGACGTCCACCGCGCCGTCCCAGTCCAGCTCGACGACCCGCTCCTCCGGCACGCCCCAGCCGCGCAGGTGTGCACCCAGCCCCAGCGGGACGACGAACGGCGCGCTCTGCGAGCGCAGCAGCGCCCGCACCGTGGGCAGGTCGAGGTGGTCGTAGTGGTCGTGCGAGACGAGCACGGCGTCGACCTGCGGCAGGTCCTCCAGCGGCAGCGGCGCCGGGTGCAGCCGGGTCGGCCCCACCAGCGGCGACGGCGACACCCGCTCGCCCCACACCGGGTCGACCAGCACCCGCCGGCCGTCGACCTCGAGCAGCGCGCTCGAGTGGCCGAACCAGGTCACCGCGAGCTCGGCCGCTTCCGCGGGCAGCTCCGGGCGGACCAGCGGGATCGGGCGCGCCGGCAGGCCGGTGTGCCGCTCCTCGTGCATCTGCCGCAGCAGGCCGCGCTGCGCGTTGGCCGGGGGCCGGGCCGGCGTGCTCAACCGGTTGTGGAAGCGGCCCTCGGCGAACTGCGGGGAGCCGGCGGCGGAGGCCTGCACCTCCCGCTGGCCGGCGCCGAGGGCGGTGGGCAGGCCCCAGGCGGCGCGGGCGACCCACGCGACGGGTCCGGCGAGGGTGGCGGTGAGGGCGAGCGCGGTGCGGCGGGCGGCGGAGGACGGCACGACCTCCAGCATCCCAGCCGAGGACGCGGCGGGGACGGCGCTCGGGTGGTTGCCGGCCGGGGACCGGCGTCCGACGATGGCGCGCATGACCGAGGACGCGCGGCCGGCCGACCCGGACGCGGACGGCGGCGACCCGGCGTGCTGGCTGCGGCGGGTGTGCCCGGCGTGCGGACGGCTCGCCGACGTCGACCCGCCGGTCCGCTGCGCCGCCTGCGGGGAGCTGCTGCCGGCCGACTAGACGGCTACGCGGCGCGGCGGGTGACCCGCGGCGCGGACAGGACGAAGTCGCACAGCGCCCGGCGCAGCGCCACACCCATCCGGTCGGCACGCACGTGCAGCTCGTCGCGCCCCGCCAGCGGCAGCCCCTGACCGGCCACGTGGGCCACCAGCGCGAGGTCCTCGGCGAGCACCCGCTGGGCGGAGGCCACCTCGCGCTCGACGTCCGCGGGCGCGGGCAGCGGGTTGCCCGGGCCCGACGACAGCAGCAGCCGCGTGTAGATGCGGGTGGAGTCCGCGTCCTCCGGCTGGAGCAGGTGCTGGACGGTGGTGACCGCGCCGGAGTCGAGCGACTCCAGGCGCATCAGCAGCTGGAACGGCGCCCGGTACACGGAGGTCGCCCGGCGGCGCTGCCGCAACGGCCGCTCGCCGGTGGCCACGCCCGGGTCGGTGACGGCGTCGAACCACTGCTCGTGCGCGCTGCGGAAGCCGCCGGGCTCGGGCGCGACGTCGTGGGCGGCCACCTCCGGGTGGTCGGCCGCGCTGGTGCTGCCCCCGTGCAGGAACGGCATGTGCGCTACGTCGAGGAGGACGTCGGCCAGCACGCCCGCCGTCCCCGCCGAGCGCTGCGGCGGCAGCCAGCCGGTCACGAAGCGCCGGTCCCGGTCCTCGGGGACCTCCAGCGGCACGTCGCGCGGCTCGGCCGGCGCCAGCCACACCACCCCCAGCCGCTCGCGGACGCCGTACGCCGGCGGGTCGACCTCCAGGCGGTCGGTGCGGCGCAGCGTCCAGGTGCGCCCGAGCAGCCGGACCTGCAGCCAGCCGCCGGGCCGCAGCTCGCCGGAGAGCGCCACCGGGTGCCACGCCGTCTCCAGCGCCGGGTCGAGGTTGCCGAGGACCGGCCCGTCCGGCGCCGGGGGCGGCGGGACCAGCTCGGCTCCGGTGTCGCCAGCCGGGCGCGGCGGGGCGACGGCGGTCCGCTCGGGGGCCAGCCACACCCAGCCGTGTCGCTCCTCGACCGCCCAGGGCACGGGGAGGTCCGCCCGCGGGGGCGCGGTCCCGTCCGGGCCGAGGGAGGGGATGGAGAGGCAGCGACCCTCGCCGTCGTACTGCCACCCGTGGTACGGGCAGGTCAGCCGGCCGTCGACCACGGTGGCCGCGCTCAGCGGCACCAGCCGGTGCGGGCAGCGGGCCGGGAAGGCACTCACCTCGGCACCCGGGCTCAGCCGGACCAGCACGTAGGCCCGGCCGCCCGCGCCCACCGGCAGCGGCTCCATCCCGACCTCGGCAGCGCGCGCCACCGGGTACCAGCCCGTCATCGTCCTCGCGGAAGTCCCCATGGCCCATTGCAGCGCCGCTGCGTTCCCGGTCGGTTACGGCTGTCGCACGTCTGGGCGTCGTCGGGCCGTCGGCAGGCCGCGGAACCTCGGTGGCACACAACGAATTCGTCTCCGACGGCACACGACCGGCCGTTATGTCTCTAGAGTGACCGCGATCACCGGAAGCAGGTGACCAGGACGACAGGGAGAGGCACCGTGACACCACCCGCTGAACGCAGGCTCCTGACGCCGGAGGAGTACCGCGAGGCCCAGGCCTCCCCGGAGTTCGTCGAGCTGAAGCGACGCTTCCGTCGCTTCGCCTTCCCGATGACCGTGGCCTTCCTGGCCTGGTACCTGCTCTACGTCCTGCTCTCGACCTACGCGCCGGACTTCATGGCCACCCTGGTCTTCGGCAACGTCAACCTCGGCATCCTGCTGGGCCTGGGCCAGTTCGTGTCGACGTTCGTCATCACGCACGTCTACGTGGCGCACGCCAACAAGCGCACCGACCCGATCTCCGACGACATGCGTGGGCGGCTGGAGCACCACGAGTACGCGCGCCCCGGTGGTGTCGGTGTCACCCGGAACGCCGACGAGACCCGCGGAGGACAGCACTGATGCTCTTCGCTGCCCCCGCCGCTCCGGCGACGACCACCGTCGGGAACCCGGCGGTCAACATCTCGATCTTCGGGGCCTTCGTCCTCGTCACGCTGGCCATCACCTTCAAGGCCAGCCGCAACAACAAGAGCGCGGCCGACTACTACGCCGCCGGCCGCAACATCAGCGGCACCCAGAACGGCCTGGCCATCGCGGGTGACTACCTGTCGGCCGCGTCGTTCCTCGGCATCGCCGGCGCCATCGCCATCTACGGCTACGACGGCTTCCTGTACTCCGTCGGCTTCCTCGTCGCCTGGCTGGTCGCCCTCCTGCTCGTCGCCGAGCTCATGCGCAACACGGCGCGGTACACGATGGCCGACGTGCTGGCCTTCCGGATGCGCCAGCGGCCCGTCCGCACCGCGGCGGCGACCTCGACCCTCGTGGTCAGCCTCTTCTACCTGCTCGCCCAGATGGCCGGCGCCGGCGCGCTGGTCACTCTCCTGCTCGGTGTCACCGGAGAGCTGGCGCAGGCGGTCGTCGTGATCCTCGTCGGTGCGCTGATGATGGTCTACGTGCTCGTCGGTGGCATGCGCGGCACGACCTACGTGCAGATCATCAAGGCGACACTGCTCATCGCCGGCGCCGCCGTGATGACGGTCTGGGTGCTGGGCAAGTACGGCTTCAACCTCTCCGCGCTGCTCGGCGGCGCGGTCGAGACCTCGGCGACCCAGGCCACACCGCGCGACGTCCTGTCCCCGGGGGGCCAGTACGGCGCCACCAGCATCTCGAAGCTGGACTTCATCTCGCTGGCGCTCGCGCTGGTGTTCGGGACGGCCGGCCTGCCGCACGTGCTGATGCGCTTCTACACCGTGCCGACGGCGAAGGACGCCCGTCGCTCGGTGGTCTGGGCGATCTGGCTGATCGGCATCTTCTACCTGTTCAGCCTGGTGATCGGCTACGGCGCGGGCGCGCTGGTCGGCGCGGACACCATCCTGGCGGCGCCCGGAGCGGTCAACGCGGCAGCGCCGCTGCTGGCCTTCGAGCTCGGCGGCACGATCCTGCTCGGCGTCATCGCCGGCGTCGCGTTCGCGACGATCCTCGCGGTGGTCGCCGGCCTGACGATCACCGCGTCGGCGTCCTTCGCGCACGACATCTACGCCTCGGTCATCAAGAAGGGCCAGGGGAACCCGGAGGCCGAGGTCAAGGTGGCCCGGATCGCCGCGGTCGTGATCGGCGCCATCTCCATCGGGTTGGGCATCCTGGCGCTGCAGGCCGGGCTGAACATCGCCTTCCTGGTGGCTCTGGCGTTCGCCATCGCCGCCTCGGCGAACCTGCCGACGATCATCTACACCCTGTTCTGGCAGCGGTTCACCACGCAGGGCGCGCTCTGGTCGATCTACGGCGGCCTGATCGCCTGCGTGACGCTCATCCTGTTCTCGCCGGTGGTGTCCGGGGCGCCCGTCAACCCGGCGACCGGCAAGAGCCCGTCGCTGATCCAGAACGTCGACTTCTCCTGGTTCCCGCTGAACAACCCCGGCCTCGTGTCCATCCCGCTGTCGTTCTTCCTCGGCTGGCTCGGCACGAAGCTGTCCAAGGAGCAGCCCGACGAGCTCAAGAACGCCGAGCTCGAGGTGCGGGCACTCACCGGGATCGGTGCGGAGAAGGCCGTCGCCCACTGAAGAAGGACCCCGCGCCCCCCACCGCTCGTTGAAGGACCCCGTCCTCCCACCCCTCGCAAGCTCGGGGCGGGACCCGGGACGGGGCCGGCGGGGCCCTGCACGGGGCCGGTTCCAGCACCTCGCCAGGCGCGCGTCCCCGTTTGCGGGGGCGCGCGCCTCGCGCGTTCCGGGGGCTCCGGGTTGCCCCTCGATGATCAGGTCACCTGATCGAACCGGTTCCTCCCCTCATGACCGGTTGTGAGGGAGGAATCCCAGGGACCAGGTCACCTGATCATCGGGCGACGGGCGACGGGCGACGGGCGACGGGCGACGGGCGACGGGCGACGGGCGACGGGCGCCGGGTCAGGCGGCGGGTGCGGGCCCGGGTGCCAGGACGGTGTCGGCGGGCGCGACCGGAGCCGGGACGGCGACGTGGACGCGGCGGTGGCGGACGGCCCAGCGGGTGACCAGGCCGGTGAGGACGACGAGCCCGGCGACCAGGTGCTGGCCGGGCGCGGAGACCGCGACGGCGAGGGCCGCGGCGTAGACCACCGTCAGCAGGACGGCGGGGACGGACAGGTGCACGGTGCTCTCCTCCGGCGGGGGCGGCCCGCCGGCCGGCGGCCGGATCTCGCGGGACCCGGCCACCGGCGCGGCGACGGCTCGGGTGGAACGGGGGTCAGGACCTCACTTGAGCATGTCCTTGGCCTTCTGCAGCAGTGACTGCCCCGGCATCTGCGGCGTGGAGAACAGCCGCGGGTCGCCGGGCGGGAGGATCGGGGCGTCCGCCGTCGCCTCGATCGGGCGGGCGCGGAACTCCGAGCGGCCATCCACGGACGGGCCCGACGCCCACCGGCCGGCCGAGGCCTCGGGGCCGTCGGAGGCGTCGACGAAGGTGTAGCCGAGGTCGCCGACCTCCTCCTCCAGCGGGAAGGCCTCGGGCACCGGGATACCCTCGATGCCGTCGGACTTGAGCTCCTCGGTCGCCGCCAGCCACTGCTGCTGGTGCATGTGGTCGCGGGTGATGAGGAACCGCAGCATGTCCTTGACCCCGGGGTCGTCGGTCATGTTGTAGAGCCGGGCGACCTGCAGCCGGCCCTGCATCTCGGCCGTGGCGTTGTACATGAAGTCGGCCATGAGGTTGCCGCTGGCGGTCACGTACGCGCCGGTCCACGGGTTGCCCATGGCGTCGATGTAGGACGCGCCCTGGCCGTTGACGATCAGGTGCTGCGGGTTGTGCTGCCCGTACCCGGCGGCGGCCTCCTTGG
Proteins encoded:
- a CDS encoding Fpg/Nei family DNA glycosylase, with protein sequence MPELPEVEALTAFLREHAVGSVVTRVDLAAVQAIKTFDPPLSALGGLELTGVARHGKFLDLDVSGLHLVVHLARAGWLHWRTGLPTAPPKPGKGPLAVRVHLEDGDGFDLTEQGTRKGLAVYVVRSPAEVPGIARLGPDALAVDRDTFVALLAGRSGQLKGALTDQTLLAGIGNAYSDEILHAARLSPFKMADKLSDDEALRLYDAMRATLTEALQRQVGQEAATMKGEKRSGLQVHARTGLPCPVCGDTVREVSFADTSLQYCPTCQTGGKPLADRRMSKLLR
- a CDS encoding MBL fold metallo-hydrolase, yielding MRAIVGRRSPAGNHPSAVPAASSAGMLEVVPSSAARRTALALTATLAGPVAWVARAAWGLPTALGAGQREVQASAAGSPQFAEGRFHNRLSTPARPPANAQRGLLRQMHEERHTGLPARPIPLVRPELPAEAAELAVTWFGHSSALLEVDGRRVLVDPVWGERVSPSPLVGPTRLHPAPLPLEDLPQVDAVLVSHDHYDHLDLPTVRALLRSQSAPFVVPLGLGAHLRGWGVPEERVVELDWDGAVDVAGLTLTCTEARHFSGRFLTRDTTLWASWVVAGPRHRVFFGGDTGYTPAFAQIGALQGPFDLTLLPIGAYNDAWALIHMTPEEAVRAHGDLGGGLLVPVHWATFNLAFHRWAEPVQRLCAAAERSEARVAVPRPGQRVDVLAPPPLTDWWSPVGSLADEPAETGDGGAGSSVVARAASWLTARRMAD
- a CDS encoding Rieske 2Fe-2S domain-containing protein, translated to MTGWYPVARAAEVGMEPLPVGAGGRAYVLVRLSPGAEVSAFPARCPHRLVPLSAATVVDGRLTCPYHGWQYDGEGRCLSIPSLGPDGTAPPRADLPVPWAVEERHGWVWLAPERTAVAPPRPAGDTGAELVPPPPAPDGPVLGNLDPALETAWHPVALSGELRPGGWLQVRLLGRTWTLRRTDRLEVDPPAYGVRERLGVVWLAPAEPRDVPLEVPEDRDRRFVTGWLPPQRSAGTAGVLADVLLDVAHMPFLHGGSTSAADHPEVAAHDVAPEPGGFRSAHEQWFDAVTDPGVATGERPLRQRRRATSVYRAPFQLLMRLESLDSGAVTTVQHLLQPEDADSTRIYTRLLLSSGPGNPLPAPADVEREVASAQRVLAEDLALVAHVAGQGLPLAGRDELHVRADRMGVALRRALCDFVLSAPRVTRRAA
- a CDS encoding DUF485 domain-containing protein; this translates as MTPPAERRLLTPEEYREAQASPEFVELKRRFRRFAFPMTVAFLAWYLLYVLLSTYAPDFMATLVFGNVNLGILLGLGQFVSTFVITHVYVAHANKRTDPISDDMRGRLEHHEYARPGGVGVTRNADETRGGQH
- a CDS encoding solute symporter family protein gives rise to the protein MLFAAPAAPATTTVGNPAVNISIFGAFVLVTLAITFKASRNNKSAADYYAAGRNISGTQNGLAIAGDYLSAASFLGIAGAIAIYGYDGFLYSVGFLVAWLVALLLVAELMRNTARYTMADVLAFRMRQRPVRTAAATSTLVVSLFYLLAQMAGAGALVTLLLGVTGELAQAVVVILVGALMMVYVLVGGMRGTTYVQIIKATLLIAGAAVMTVWVLGKYGFNLSALLGGAVETSATQATPRDVLSPGGQYGATSISKLDFISLALALVFGTAGLPHVLMRFYTVPTAKDARRSVVWAIWLIGIFYLFSLVIGYGAGALVGADTILAAPGAVNAAAPLLAFELGGTILLGVIAGVAFATILAVVAGLTITASASFAHDIYASVIKKGQGNPEAEVKVARIAAVVIGAISIGLGILALQAGLNIAFLVALAFAIAASANLPTIIYTLFWQRFTTQGALWSIYGGLIACVTLILFSPVVSGAPVNPATGKSPSLIQNVDFSWFPLNNPGLVSIPLSFFLGWLGTKLSKEQPDELKNAELEVRALTGIGAEKAVAH
- a CDS encoding manganese catalase family protein, whose translation is MFTHTHALQYEAKPDGPDPDFARKMQEILGGQWGEMTVATQYLLQGWNCRLPGKYKDMLLAIGTEELAHVEMIVTMIDRLLDHAPLKPDSADRTKEAAAGYGQHNPQHLIVNGQGASYIDAMGNPWTGAYVTASGNLMADFMYNATAEMQGRLQVARLYNMTDDPGVKDMLRFLITRDHMHQQQWLAATEELKSDGIEGIPVPEAFPLEEEVGDLGYTFVDASDGPEASAGRWASGPSVDGRSEFRARPIEATADAPILPPGDPRLFSTPQMPGQSLLQKAKDMLK